From the Candidatus Peregrinibacteria bacterium genome, one window contains:
- the rpsN gene encoding 30S ribosomal protein S14 (located in the peptidyl transferase center and involved in assembly of 30S ribosome subunit; similar to what is observed with proteins L31 and L33, some proteins in this family contain CXXC motifs that are involved in zinc binding; if two copies are present in a genome, then the duplicated copy appears to have lost the zinc-binding motif and is instead regulated by zinc; the proteins in this group appear to contain the zinc-binding motif): protein MAKKSMIVKAERKREKVRRAALLGKKAKMGVRAYNCCNQCGRTRSYFRFFGLCRMCLREHARRGEIPGLTKSSW, encoded by the coding sequence ATGGCAAAAAAATCAATGATCGTAAAGGCTGAACGAAAGCGTGAAAAGGTTCGACGAGCTGCTCTTCTCGGGAAGAAGGCAAAAATGGGTGTTCGTGCCTATAATTGTTGTAACCAATGCGGACGAACACGATCCTACTTTCGATTTTTTGGTCTTTGTCGCATGTGCCTTCGGGAACATGCTCGTCGGGGTGAGATTCCAGGGCTTACAAAATCGAGTTGGTAA
- the rpsH gene encoding 30S ribosomal protein S8 has translation MQSDPIADFLTRIRNASQAKNEVLMCPYSKIKEEMGTILEREGFIEKSRVDRSGKFPVLRISLSPTRGQLSLKRVSRPGRRVYKSAKEIRSVQNGFGISIISTSSGLKTDTEARMGKMGGEVLCEIF, from the coding sequence ATGCAGAGCGATCCCATTGCAGACTTCTTGACGCGCATCCGAAACGCCTCGCAAGCAAAAAATGAGGTACTTATGTGTCCCTACTCAAAGATAAAAGAGGAGATGGGAACAATACTTGAACGAGAAGGTTTTATTGAGAAATCACGAGTAGACAGAAGTGGAAAATTTCCAGTGCTTCGAATCTCACTCTCTCCAACACGTGGTCAACTCTCCCTAAAGCGAGTAAGTCGCCCTGGACGACGTGTTTATAAATCTGCTAAAGAAATCCGCTCTGTACAAAATGGGTTTGGAATTTCCATCATCAGCACAAGCTCTGGTCTTAAGACCGACACTGAAGCGAGAATGGGGAAGATGGGGGGGGAGGTACTCTGTGAGATTTTTTAA
- the rplF gene encoding 50S ribosomal protein L6, giving the protein MSRIGKQPVVIPNGVEVSITGDIIAVKGKKGELTFSHHSHVSVSMEEGMLQVVRKSDEKEDRALHGLTRALIQNMVTGVNEGFSIRLEIIGVGYRTQVSDSKITLSLGFSHPVEMITPEGITAEIDKDTKQLVLSGIDKQKVGQFAAEIRSLRKPEPYKGKGIRYAGEHVRRKVGKAAGKK; this is encoded by the coding sequence ATGTCACGAATTGGAAAACAACCGGTTGTGATTCCTAACGGAGTAGAAGTATCCATAACAGGTGACATCATCGCAGTAAAAGGAAAAAAAGGAGAGCTCACATTCTCTCATCACTCTCATGTTTCGGTTTCAATGGAGGAGGGAATGCTACAAGTAGTGCGAAAAAGTGATGAGAAGGAGGACAGAGCACTTCATGGACTCACTCGGGCACTTATTCAAAATATGGTTACCGGTGTAAACGAAGGATTTTCTATTCGACTCGAGATCATCGGAGTTGGGTATCGAACACAGGTTTCCGATTCAAAAATCACACTCAGTCTTGGTTTTTCTCATCCTGTTGAGATGATTACTCCTGAAGGAATTACAGCAGAGATCGATAAGGACACAAAGCAACTTGTTCTTTCGGGAATTGATAAACAAAAAGTTGGTCAATTTGCCGCTGAAATTCGCTCCCTTCGAAAACCAGAGCCCTATAAAGGAAAAGGAATTCGATATGCCGGAGAACATGTTCGACGAAAAGTTGGAAAAGCGGCTGGGAAAAAATAA
- a CDS encoding 50S ribosomal protein L18: MTMKKRQQWFNRKNRVRKTIGKGTSLRPRMLVFCSNRALYVQIIDDEKQVTVASVHSLKEKNGSTMETARKIGTEVAKRAQEKKVQSIVFDRNGYQYHGKVKAIAEAAREAGLQF; the protein is encoded by the coding sequence ATGACTATGAAAAAACGACAACAATGGTTCAATCGTAAAAATCGAGTTCGAAAGACGATTGGAAAGGGAACCTCTCTGCGTCCAAGAATGCTCGTATTTTGTAGTAATCGGGCACTTTATGTGCAGATCATAGATGATGAAAAACAAGTGACCGTTGCCTCAGTACACTCACTAAAAGAGAAAAACGGATCAACCATGGAGACCGCCAGAAAAATAGGAACAGAAGTTGCCAAGCGTGCCCAAGAAAAAAAGGTGCAGTCTATCGTTTTTGATAGAAATGGCTACCAATATCATGGAAAAGTAAAAGCAATTGCAGAGGCGGCACGTGAAGCTGGTCTTCAATTTTAA
- the rpsE gene encoding 30S ribosomal protein S5 has translation MSDEIKITTPSGEDLNTSEEEKGVSSRGGKRGKGERSGGKGRKRNRREGGEREAKEFEEELLQVDRVTRVVKGGRRLRFRATVVIGDRKGRVGFGTDKAAEVPQAIQKAVRDAKKNLITVPMVNGTIPHQMKVKFKSAKILIMPAKSGSGIIAGGAMRKIADLAGIEDILGKNIGTSNRISSGKAMMIALKNLSQPKEEKKEFAKETVALAK, from the coding sequence ATGAGCGATGAAATCAAAATTACGACCCCCTCAGGTGAGGATTTAAATACTTCAGAAGAAGAAAAGGGTGTTTCTTCTCGAGGAGGAAAAAGAGGAAAAGGGGAGCGCTCAGGAGGGAAAGGCCGAAAGAGAAACCGTCGAGAAGGTGGGGAACGAGAAGCAAAAGAATTTGAAGAAGAGCTCCTTCAGGTCGACCGTGTAACGCGCGTTGTAAAAGGAGGACGTCGTTTGCGTTTTCGTGCCACTGTTGTTATTGGTGATCGAAAAGGGCGAGTTGGTTTTGGAACAGATAAAGCAGCAGAAGTGCCACAAGCTATTCAAAAAGCCGTTCGGGATGCCAAAAAAAATCTTATTACTGTCCCCATGGTCAATGGAACCATTCCACACCAAATGAAAGTAAAATTTAAATCGGCAAAAATACTTATTATGCCAGCAAAATCAGGATCAGGAATTATTGCCGGAGGTGCTATGCGAAAAATTGCAGATCTTGCTGGAATTGAGGATATTCTTGGAAAAAATATTGGAACGAGCAATAGGATCTCTTCAGGAAAAGCAATGATGATTGCTCTTAAAAACCTTTCCCAACCAAAGGAAGAAAAGAAAGAGTTTGCCAAAGAGACAGTAGCTTTGGCAAAATAA
- the rplO gene encoding 50S ribosomal protein L15 — MKRSDLVPAVGSRTKKVRRGRGDGSGSGNYSGRGMKGQNARAGGGVRVGFEGGQTPLLRRTPKQRGFRNPNRVEFLAINFHILEKKFSDGEVVSPATLLEKRIIRNLNKPVKILATGTLTKQVSFEGITFSKSAESVLQNKKGSVPKKKSSVQVAPNVSEEAPQ; from the coding sequence ATGAAACGATCAGATTTAGTACCGGCAGTAGGAAGCAGAACGAAGAAGGTTCGTCGTGGACGAGGCGATGGAAGTGGGTCTGGAAACTATTCCGGAAGAGGAATGAAAGGGCAAAATGCTCGTGCTGGAGGAGGTGTTCGTGTTGGATTTGAAGGAGGTCAAACTCCCCTGCTCCGCAGAACTCCAAAACAAAGAGGATTTCGAAATCCAAATCGTGTTGAATTTCTTGCCATCAATTTTCATATTCTTGAAAAGAAATTTTCAGATGGAGAGGTCGTTTCTCCTGCTACTCTCCTCGAAAAGCGAATTATTCGAAACCTCAATAAACCCGTAAAAATTTTGGCAACTGGTACCCTTACAAAACAGGTTTCATTTGAAGGTATTACTTTTTCCAAATCTGCGGAAAGTGTTCTTCAAAACAAGAAGGGATCTGTTCCAAAAAAGAAGTCTTCAGTGCAAGTGGCACCAAATGTTTCAGAAGAAGCTCCTCAATAA
- a CDS encoding ABC transporter ATP-binding protein: MKKTFHFFAPEIRKYKWWLVGMIMSISLVSITQSGYPFLLRKIANIFSNDPSRESEVLLHQVFLSIFGLYVCTFFLWRIFEWTIIHFESLSMRDIDQRSFAIIQKKSFRFFQEEHIGSLVKKAGRLVNAFETFFDQLSFILFRNILDILIILTIFSIQKPIIGLLFGVWSILFIGGNYFFSRWKLKYDEAVAKADSQVGGVFTDSWGNFGAVKSFAKEEEEFERAKHATSYWEKKNRKSWILNNFSFAIQSFLMISMEIIIILVLINGWKKGTTNVGDFIFFETFLIPLFRTLWDFGKNLRQLFRAIADAKEMGEILEQEEEVKDISNAPEIVVKKGDIAFHDVQFSYSGDRQEIQNISLTIPAGQSVALVGNTGSGKTTITKLLLRFFDISSGTVTIDGQNIAHVTQQSLRRSISLVPQMPELFFRSISENIAFGKTGASKEEIRKAAEKAGAIDFINALPNGFDTLVGERGVKLSGGERQRIAIARAFLKDAPILVLDEATSALDSITEKAVQGAIEALLKNRTSIVIAHRLSTILQVDRILVLEKGKIAEDGTHEELLKNKGCYAEMWEHQSGGFLQEDDVSL; encoded by the coding sequence ATGAAAAAAACTTTTCACTTTTTTGCTCCAGAAATACGAAAATACAAGTGGTGGCTTGTGGGAATGATTATGAGTATTTCTCTCGTCAGCATCACTCAAAGCGGATATCCATTTCTGTTGCGAAAAATTGCAAATATATTTTCCAATGATCCATCAAGAGAAAGTGAAGTCCTTCTCCATCAGGTCTTCTTGAGCATTTTTGGACTTTACGTGTGCACATTTTTTTTATGGAGAATCTTCGAGTGGACAATTATTCATTTCGAGAGCCTGTCTATGCGAGACATTGACCAGCGATCTTTTGCGATCATACAAAAAAAGTCATTCCGTTTCTTCCAAGAAGAACATATTGGAAGTCTTGTCAAAAAAGCAGGTCGTTTGGTAAATGCCTTCGAAACATTCTTCGATCAGCTCTCGTTTATTCTCTTTCGAAATATTCTCGACATCCTCATTATTCTCACTATTTTTTCAATTCAAAAACCAATTATCGGACTTCTTTTTGGCGTGTGGAGTATCCTTTTTATTGGAGGAAACTACTTCTTCTCCCGTTGGAAACTGAAATATGATGAGGCGGTTGCAAAAGCAGATTCGCAAGTAGGAGGAGTATTCACCGACTCTTGGGGAAACTTTGGCGCCGTAAAAAGCTTCGCAAAAGAAGAAGAGGAGTTCGAGAGGGCGAAACATGCCACAAGCTATTGGGAGAAGAAGAATCGAAAATCATGGATTTTGAACAATTTTTCCTTTGCCATTCAGAGCTTTCTCATGATTTCTATGGAAATTATAATCATTCTTGTGCTCATCAATGGATGGAAGAAAGGAACCACAAATGTTGGGGATTTCATTTTTTTCGAAACATTTCTTATTCCCCTGTTTCGCACACTGTGGGACTTTGGAAAGAATCTTCGGCAACTTTTTCGCGCTATCGCTGACGCGAAAGAGATGGGAGAAATTTTGGAACAAGAAGAGGAAGTAAAAGATATCTCAAATGCTCCAGAAATTGTTGTAAAAAAAGGAGATATTGCCTTTCACGATGTTCAGTTTTCCTATTCTGGAGATCGACAAGAAATTCAAAACATCAGCCTCACCATTCCTGCTGGACAAAGCGTAGCGCTTGTTGGAAACACAGGATCTGGAAAAACAACTATCACAAAACTTCTCTTGCGATTTTTTGATATCTCTTCTGGAACCGTCACTATTGATGGACAGAATATCGCTCATGTAACGCAACAATCGCTTCGAAGGAGCATTTCCCTTGTTCCGCAAATGCCAGAACTCTTCTTTCGAAGTATTTCAGAAAACATCGCCTTTGGAAAAACAGGAGCCTCAAAAGAAGAAATCCGGAAGGCGGCAGAAAAAGCAGGAGCGATTGATTTTATCAATGCCCTTCCAAATGGTTTTGACACACTCGTAGGAGAACGTGGAGTCAAGCTTTCAGGTGGAGAAAGACAACGCATTGCTATTGCTCGTGCATTTCTCAAAGATGCTCCCATTCTCGTACTGGATGAGGCGACAAGTGCGCTCGACTCCATTACTGAAAAAGCAGTTCAAGGAGCGATAGAAGCGCTTCTCAAAAATCGAACGAGTATTGTTATTGCTCATCGACTTTCAACTATTTTGCAAGTTGATCGAATTCTTGTACTCGAAAAAGGAAAGATTGCGGAAGATGGTACGCATGAAGAGCTCCTCAAAAACAAGGGGTGCTATGCGGAAATGTGGGAACATCAGTCTGGAGGATTTTTACAAGAGGATGATGTTTCTCTTTGA
- a CDS encoding MoxR family ATPase, whose product MSKKEMDISSANVLLQEVLAEMKKAIIGQQDLLERLVIAICSGGHVLLEGVPGLAKTKSISTLAKTMGVLFRRIQFTPDLLPSDLIGTRIYNPKDHTFSVKTGPVFANFILADEINRAPAKVQSALLEAMQEKQVTIGEETLALPSPFFVLATQNPIEQEGTYALPEAQTDRFLMKVTVSYPSPEEEIAIMNLNETFEEEESKKVISGKDILALQKICKKVYADDSIKHYIRDIVFASRHPASAGIPDLTPLIAFGASPRASIALLLASKAMALLRNRDFVTPDDIKDIGKDVLRHRIIPTYEAEAEEVTTDHILDQLFGAVRVP is encoded by the coding sequence ATGAGTAAAAAAGAAATGGATATTTCTTCTGCCAATGTTTTGCTTCAAGAAGTATTGGCAGAAATGAAAAAAGCTATTATCGGTCAGCAAGATCTTTTGGAGCGACTTGTTATTGCTATTTGTTCCGGTGGACATGTCCTTCTTGAGGGCGTTCCGGGTCTTGCAAAAACGAAGTCCATATCCACTCTTGCAAAAACTATGGGTGTTCTTTTTCGTCGTATTCAGTTTACCCCAGATCTTCTTCCTTCCGACCTCATTGGAACACGTATCTACAACCCAAAAGATCACACTTTTTCTGTAAAAACAGGTCCAGTTTTTGCCAATTTTATTCTCGCGGATGAAATCAATCGTGCACCGGCGAAGGTTCAAAGTGCTTTGCTCGAAGCTATGCAAGAAAAGCAGGTGACTATTGGAGAAGAAACCCTTGCCTTGCCATCACCATTTTTTGTGTTGGCGACACAAAATCCTATTGAACAAGAGGGAACCTACGCGCTTCCCGAAGCCCAAACAGATCGCTTTCTCATGAAGGTAACCGTTTCTTACCCCTCTCCAGAAGAAGAAATTGCCATTATGAATTTGAATGAAACTTTTGAAGAAGAAGAGTCAAAGAAGGTAATCTCGGGAAAAGATATTCTTGCACTTCAGAAAATCTGTAAAAAAGTATACGCGGATGATTCTATAAAGCATTACATCCGAGATATTGTTTTTGCGAGTCGACACCCAGCATCTGCCGGAATTCCCGACCTTACGCCACTTATTGCCTTTGGCGCTTCTCCACGTGCTTCTATAGCGCTTCTTTTGGCTTCAAAAGCAATGGCACTCTTGAGGAATCGAGATTTTGTGACGCCAGACGATATAAAAGATATTGGAAAAGATGTTTTGCGACACCGTATTATTCCAACCTACGAAGCAGAAGCAGAAGAGGTAACAACAGATCACATTCTCGATCAGCTTTTTGGTGCAGTTCGGGTTCCCTGA
- a CDS encoding BatD family protein, translating into MFSRILLSVSAFLLLFLLPISSGRSEGSFTAELVLQTENIIVNESFSVSLILRGTGDASIASVNVPIPPEFIQQGTSQSSRMTVVNGKMNSEFQLHTTILPQKTGTFSLGPATVVFSSGEKIQSNILSLSVISPPEIHQKDNSESSEASFMKDEEHIPEQKKVWNTTAVLLLVIGVCAGGISFLLGRKKNRISKVIPSEEFFPPKTPDIILPHVSEDDAVFAKKLLSALRLFISHTEGISAEEMTSREILAVLQERSSQLLPYVQPLLETLDGALFARKSLDKTNLLHRTHHLFSSFPNV; encoded by the coding sequence ATGTTTTCGCGCATTCTTCTTTCTGTCAGCGCTTTCCTTCTCCTTTTTCTTCTGCCGATATCTTCGGGAAGAAGCGAAGGGTCATTTACAGCAGAACTTGTTTTACAAACGGAAAATATTATTGTGAATGAATCCTTTTCTGTGAGTCTTATATTGCGAGGAACCGGAGATGCTTCTATCGCTTCTGTAAATGTACCAATTCCACCAGAGTTTATACAGCAGGGAACTTCACAAAGTAGTCGAATGACAGTTGTGAATGGGAAAATGAATTCAGAATTCCAATTACATACCACGATTCTTCCGCAGAAGACCGGAACTTTTTCCCTTGGTCCAGCGACTGTTGTTTTTTCCAGTGGAGAAAAAATTCAATCGAATATTCTCTCCCTTTCTGTCATTTCTCCTCCAGAAATTCATCAGAAAGATAATTCAGAATCTTCCGAAGCCTCTTTTATGAAGGATGAGGAGCACATTCCAGAGCAAAAAAAAGTGTGGAACACCACGGCAGTTTTACTCTTGGTTATTGGGGTGTGTGCAGGAGGAATATCTTTTCTTCTTGGTCGAAAAAAAAATCGCATCTCCAAAGTTATTCCCTCAGAGGAATTTTTTCCTCCTAAAACTCCTGATATTATTCTTCCGCATGTTTCCGAAGATGACGCTGTTTTTGCGAAAAAACTTCTCTCTGCTCTCCGTCTTTTTATTTCGCATACAGAGGGGATTTCTGCCGAAGAGATGACGAGCAGAGAAATTCTCGCTGTTTTGCAAGAGCGTTCTTCTCAGCTTCTTCCGTATGTTCAACCTCTTTTAGAAACATTGGATGGCGCGCTTTTTGCTCGAAAATCTCTTGATAAAACCAATCTCCTTCATCGCACACATCATCTTTTTTCTTCTTTTCCCAACGTATGA
- a CDS encoding FAD-dependent oxidoreductase — MSKIPNPSFSAKLVQFEDVAHETRSFRFCISSETSPSSFSPGQFLLLCLPDDGARRAYSLASAPQELPFFELVVKHVPNGKASTFLWDSLPGKVVDFLGPLGKFGIRFPQKRQIFFATGTGIAPFRSMLHFFSSESNAPEIFLFFGVRNEEYLCFQEEFSHWESKSPKRCHITFCVSQPKLPPENYREGRVTTIASTLDASFFENAEVSLCGGYTMVKEMQQILMEKGVSPEHINRESW, encoded by the coding sequence ATGAGTAAGATTCCTAATCCCTCTTTTTCTGCCAAACTTGTGCAATTTGAAGACGTTGCACACGAAACGAGGTCTTTTCGATTTTGTATTTCTTCTGAGACTTCTCCCTCCTCTTTTTCTCCTGGACAATTTCTTCTTCTCTGTTTACCAGATGATGGCGCTCGTCGTGCCTATTCTCTTGCATCTGCTCCACAAGAGCTTCCATTTTTTGAATTGGTAGTGAAACACGTTCCTAATGGAAAAGCGAGTACATTTCTGTGGGACTCTCTTCCTGGAAAAGTGGTTGATTTTCTTGGACCTCTTGGGAAATTTGGCATTCGTTTTCCTCAGAAACGGCAAATCTTTTTTGCTACTGGAACAGGAATTGCCCCATTTCGGAGTATGCTTCATTTCTTTTCTTCTGAGTCAAATGCGCCAGAGATCTTTCTTTTCTTTGGAGTTCGAAATGAGGAATATCTCTGTTTTCAAGAAGAGTTTTCTCATTGGGAATCCAAAAGCCCAAAAAGGTGTCATATCACTTTTTGTGTGAGTCAGCCAAAGCTTCCGCCAGAAAACTATAGAGAGGGACGTGTAACAACTATTGCATCCACACTAGACGCAAGTTTTTTTGAAAATGCAGAAGTCTCACTTTGTGGGGGATATACTATGGTAAAGGAAATGCAACAAATTTTGATGGAAAAAGGAGTTTCCCCTGAGCACATTAATCGAGAGAGTTGGTGA
- a CDS encoding undecaprenyl/decaprenyl-phosphate alpha-N-acetylglucosaminyl 1-phosphate transferase: MSFWFSPLFLISFSFCLSLLLCFATLHFFPRIGLLDRPEKYGYKRSPIPYPGGVAPICAFLVSILLFFPKLNVSLLFFCGAVSCIALVSFWDDRRHLPSAFRLLIHFCAAGMVVFSGVSIEYLGNPFGETLFLRDAFFWLPEIITMLWIVGFANILNWLDGVPGLSSASAASAGSFLGWLSLTPLVSQTEIALLSFVFAASAFGFFLFNIPPPKMLLGDTGAMSYGFIIATLSVFSGGKMATILLVLAIPFFDALFVILRRLLSKKNPLQGGDELHLHDRLRKAGFSDRMILLFFFLPSVFLGWASLQLETFGKILLLGGIIIGYLIISLLLDTSLRQKNSLSFHSS, translated from the coding sequence ATGTCTTTCTGGTTTTCTCCACTTTTTCTTATTTCCTTCTCTTTTTGTTTGAGTCTCTTGTTGTGTTTTGCAACACTTCATTTTTTTCCGAGAATAGGACTTCTCGATCGTCCAGAAAAATATGGGTATAAGCGCTCTCCTATTCCTTATCCCGGAGGAGTTGCTCCGATATGTGCTTTTCTTGTTTCTATTCTTCTTTTTTTTCCAAAACTCAATGTCTCCCTCCTTTTTTTCTGTGGAGCTGTTTCCTGTATTGCCCTTGTAAGTTTTTGGGATGATCGACGACATCTTCCTTCGGCATTTCGACTCCTGATTCATTTTTGTGCCGCAGGAATGGTTGTTTTTTCTGGAGTTTCTATTGAGTATTTGGGGAATCCATTTGGAGAGACACTCTTTCTGAGAGATGCTTTTTTCTGGCTTCCAGAGATTATAACGATGCTTTGGATTGTTGGCTTTGCCAATATCCTCAATTGGCTTGATGGTGTTCCGGGGCTTTCTTCTGCTTCTGCTGCCTCTGCGGGTAGTTTTTTGGGGTGGCTCAGTCTTACCCCACTTGTTTCTCAAACAGAAATTGCACTCCTTTCCTTTGTATTTGCTGCCTCTGCATTTGGATTTTTCCTCTTCAATATTCCTCCTCCAAAAATGCTTCTCGGAGATACGGGCGCTATGTCTTACGGATTTATTATTGCCACGCTTTCTGTTTTTTCTGGAGGAAAAATGGCGACCATTCTTCTTGTTTTGGCAATTCCATTTTTTGATGCGTTGTTTGTGATTCTTCGGCGTCTTCTCTCGAAAAAAAATCCCCTTCAAGGAGGGGATGAATTGCATTTACATGATCGCCTTCGAAAAGCGGGTTTTTCTGATCGCATGATTCTTTTGTTCTTTTTTCTGCCATCTGTTTTTTTGGGATGGGCGAGCCTTCAGCTTGAAACCTTTGGAAAAATTCTCCTTCTTGGGGGTATTATTATTGGATACTTGATAATATCCCTGCTGCTCGATACTTCTCTTCGTCAAAAGAATTCTCTTTCTTTCCATTCGTCATGA